In Syngnathus typhle isolate RoL2023-S1 ecotype Sweden linkage group LG14, RoL_Styp_1.0, whole genome shotgun sequence, one genomic interval encodes:
- the rhpn1 gene encoding rhophilin-1 isoform X5, which translates to MEVYQTDSEAVNVPLIPLGLKETKEVDFSTPIQDFIHEYYGEDGLLYQKEIKELMDLRQAMRTPARNQTGLGLLMEYYNQLYFLDRRFLAPHENLGVHFHWYDSLTGVPSCQRALAFEKGSVLFNIGALYTQIGARQDRSASAGIERAIDAFHRAAGAFDYLKENFSNAPSLDMSGPALCMLVRLMVAQAQECAFERVALGPRDADLVSSLRLAQEAAQVSDVYLLARGAMSQPPMKNYVPCSWASLVQVKSEHFRALSHYFAAVALCDRMASEDTAEAEKTLLHFYVSPCARPPLGQLLGDAQQRRKFGKAHLRHAVMRHEEAIRLHGVCKILRKIDTLQDVLVLAHKRSLDKYSELEREDDFEPTLEAPHIRPAQSQQEPDMTLPHFVPVADLFQRLAAGGRRAPFACPGAKVDSALCSEETRQSWWLAWRPEAVRRLRKGPLSAVAKRTPAVGRRCVSPKSRVRPPYSTGTGRRGKANRLGTDWGVPSTCLSETLATPRPRPETRPQSSRSGTRGGRVEYSELAFSSLSWGCSSRKRTAQILMRIILKTLQQMRSIESIYKCFQLHRLLS; encoded by the exons ATGGAAGTCTATCAGACTGATAG TGAGGCGGTGAATGTTCCTTTGATCCCATTGGGTTTAAAAGAAACCAAGGAAGTCGACTTCAGCACTCCCATACAG GACTTCATCCACGAGTACTACGGAGAGGACGGCTTACTCTATCAAAAGGAGATCAAGGAGCTTATGGACCTCCGACAG GCCATGCGCACGCCGGCTCGGAACCAGACCGGCTTGGGCTTGCTGATGGAGTACTACAACCAACTGTACTTCCTGGATCGGCGCTTCTTAGCCCCACATGAGAACCTGGGTGTGCACTTCCACTG GTATGACTCGCTGACCGGTGTTCCGTCATGCCAGCGAGCGTTAGCCTTTGAGAAGGGGAGCGTCTTGTTCAACATCGGCGCCTTGTACACCCAAATTGGAGCGCGCCAGGATCGTTCAGCCTCTGCGGGCATCGAGCGAGCTATCGATGCATTTCATAGAGCTGCAG GCGCATTTGATTATCTGAAGGAGAATTTCTCCAACGCGCCAAGTTTGGACATGAGCGGGCCAGCGCTGTGCATGCTGGTGCGACTGATGGTGGCGCAGGCGCAGGAGTGCGCCTTTGAACGTGTGGCTCTTGGCCCGCGAGATGCAGACTTGGTCTCCTCGCTGCGCCTGGCGCAAGAAGCCGCGCAG GTGTCGGACGTCTACCTGCTGGCGCGGGGGGCCATGTCGCAGCCGCCAATGAAGAACTACGTGCCCTGTTCCTGGGCATCCCTGGTTCAGGTCAAATCGGAACATTTCCGGGCGCTTTCACACTACTTTGCCGCCGTGGCGCTCTGCGACCGTATGG CATCTGAAGACACGGCGGAAGCGGAAAAAACTTTACTTCACTTTTACGTGAGCCCGTGTGCCAGGCCGCCGCTGGGCCAGCTATTGGGAGACGCCCAACAAAGACGGAAGTTTG GTAAAGCCCACCTGCGGCACGCTGTGATGAGACACGAAGAGGCTATTCGGCTGCACGGCGTGTGCAAGATCCTGCGGAAGATAGATACACTGCAGGACGTGCTGGTGCTGGCGCACAAGCGCTCGCTGGACAAGTACTCAGAGTTGGAACGAGAGGACGACTTTGAGCCGACACTGGAGGCTCCGCACATCCGCC CAGCGCAAAGTCAGCAAGAGCCAGACATGACCCTGCCCCACTTCGTCCCAGTCGCGGACCTTTTCCAAAGATTG GCCGCTGGGGGCCGGCGCGCGCCGTTTGCCTGCCCAGGAGCGAAGGTGGACTCGGCCTTATGCTCAGAGGAGACTCGCCAGTCTTGGTGGCTGGCGTGGCGGCCGGAGGCTGTGCGGAG GCTGAGAAAAGGGCCCTTGTCAGCCGTGGCAAAGAGAACACCGGCGGTAGGCCGACGTTGCGTGTCACCAAAGAGCAGAGTTCGGCCTCCTTACTCAACTGGAACAGGAAGAAGAGGGAAGGCAAACAGACTTGGAACAGACTGGGGAGTGCCCTCCACTTGTCTTTCGGAAACCTTGGCCACACCTCGGCCACGTCCCGAGACGCGACCGCAGAGCAGCCGCTCGGGGACTCGCGGCGGCAGAGTTGAGTACTCAGAACTGGCATTTTCAAGTCTCTCCTGGGGATGTTCGAGTCGGAAGCGGACCGCTCAGATTTTGATGCGTATCATTTTGAAGACTCTGCAGCAAATGCGCTCAATAGAGTCAATCTACAAATGTTTTCAACTACACAGGCTGTTGTCGTAG